In Dama dama isolate Ldn47 chromosome 9, ASM3311817v1, whole genome shotgun sequence, the following proteins share a genomic window:
- the LOC133061809 gene encoding olfactory receptor 7A17-like, which yields MEPRNDTQISEFFLLGFSDAPALQSLIFGLFLSMYLISVLGNLLIILAVNSDSHLHTPMYFFLSNLSFVDICFTSTTIPKMLWNIQSKSKVITYEGCITQMYFFVLFAVLDDLLLTVMAYDRFVAICHPLHYTVIMNPRLCALLVLVSWILSVLNSLLQSLIVLDLTFCEDLEIPQFFCELNQVIQLACSDTFLNNMMIYFTSLLLAIGPLAGILYSYSKIISSICRIASAQEKYKAFSTCASHLLVVSLFYCTSLGVYLSSAGTHSSHSSAAASVMYTVVTPMLNPFIYSLRNKDITRALKAFMGQQL from the coding sequence ATGGAACCACGGAATGATACacaaatttcagaattttttcttcTGGGATTCTCAGATGCACCAGCACTGCAGTCTCTCATATTTGGTCTTTTCCTCTCCATGTACTTGATCTCTGTATTGGGGAACCTGCTTATTATCCTGGCTGTCAACTCagactcccacctccacacccccatgtacttcttcctctccaacctgtccTTTGTAGACATCTGtttcacctccaccaccatcccaAAGATGCTGTGGAACATCCAGAGCAAGAGCAAAGTTATAACTTACGAAGGCTGCATCACACAGATGTATTTTTTTGTACTCTTTGCAGTGTTGGATGACTTACTCCTgactgtgatggcctatgaccgctttgTGGCCATCTGTCACCCCCTGCACTACACAGTCATCATGAATCCCCGGCTCTGTGCACTGCTGGTGCTGGTGTCCTGGATCCTGAGTGTCCTGAACTCTTTGCTACAAAGTTTAATAGTTTTGGATCTGACCTTCTGTGAAGACTTAGAAATACCccaatttttctgtgaactcaATCAGGTCATCCAACTTGCGTGTTCTGACACCTTTCTTAACAACATGATGATATATTTTACATCACTGCTTCTGGCCATTGGTCCCCTGGCTGGAATCCTTTACTCTTATTCAAAGATAATTTCCTCCATATGTAGAATAGCATCAGCTCAGGAGAAGTATAAAGCATTTTCTACCTGCGCGTCTCACCTCTTGGTCGTTTCCTTATTTTATTGTACAAGCCTAGGAGTGTACCTTAGCTCTGCTGGTACCCACAGCTCCCACTCAAGTGCAGCAGCTTCAGTGATGTACACTGTGGTCACACCCATGCTGAACCCTTTCATCTACAGTCTGCGGAATAAAGACATAACGAGAGCTCTGAAAGCATTTATGGGACAGCAGCTCTAA